From Bosea sp. NBC_00550, the proteins below share one genomic window:
- the ssb gene encoding single-stranded DNA-binding protein, producing MAGSVNKVIIVGNLGRDPEVRRLGSGEPVVNLRIATSETWRDKQSGERKERTEWHSVVIFNENLAKVAEQYLKKGSKVYIEGQLQTRKWQDQSGVEKYTTEIVLQRFRGELTILDSRQGGSEEYSEGAGASGYGEERSGGSSFGRSSAMGGGSSGGGARQPAMSGGGGGGRSSSSHLDDDIPF from the coding sequence ATGGCTGGCAGCGTCAACAAGGTCATCATCGTCGGCAATTTGGGGCGGGACCCTGAAGTGCGCCGCCTCGGCAGCGGCGAACCCGTCGTCAATCTGCGCATCGCCACCTCCGAGACCTGGCGCGACAAGCAGAGCGGCGAGCGCAAGGAGCGCACCGAGTGGCACTCGGTCGTGATCTTCAACGAGAATTTGGCGAAGGTGGCCGAGCAGTACCTGAAGAAGGGCTCCAAGGTTTACATCGAGGGCCAGCTTCAGACCCGGAAATGGCAGGACCAGTCCGGCGTCGAGAAATACACCACCGAGATCGTGCTGCAGCGCTTCCGCGGCGAGCTCACCATCCTCGACAGCCGCCAGGGCGGCTCCGAGGAGTACAGTGAGGGCGCCGGCGCGAGCGGCTACGGGGAAGAGCGTTCGGGCGGCAGCTCCTTCGGCCGCTCCAGCGCGATGGGCGGCGGTAGCAGTGGCGGCGGCGCGCGTCAGCCGGCCATGTCGGGCGGCGGCGGTGGCGGGCGCTCCTCGTCGAGCCATCTCGACGACGACATCCCGTTCTAG
- a CDS encoding YciI family protein, which produces MLFVIHALDKPGALDARLANYDAHKAFLSDTAALNVKIVMSGPLVADDGSTMIGSLFVVEAADREAVERFNAADPFHSAGIWDRVSITGFIRRQG; this is translated from the coding sequence ATGCTGTTCGTGATCCACGCCCTCGACAAACCCGGCGCGCTCGACGCCCGTCTCGCCAACTACGATGCGCACAAGGCGTTTCTCTCCGATACCGCCGCACTGAACGTGAAAATCGTGATGTCCGGACCACTGGTCGCCGACGACGGTTCGACCATGATCGGCAGTCTCTTTGTGGTGGAAGCCGCGGATCGCGAAGCGGTGGAACGCTTCAATGCAGCAGATCCGTTTCATAGCGCAGGCATCTGGGATCGCGTCTCGATCACCGGCTTCATCAGGCGCCAGGGCTAA
- a CDS encoding sugar ABC transporter substrate-binding protein, with protein MSKSKLLVAALPAILMSTAALAAGETIAVFTKNQTNPYFQTVRVGAEAAAKSLGAKVVHYIPTKPDSIPEQLSQVEDVIVKKPSAIVFVPVDYKAMVPGVEQINDAKIPIVNVTDRSAGGKFLAFVGADDYSLGLETGRYLLKAMGGKGNVVILEGVKGSLTNIDRVRGFNDAIKETKDVKLLASQPANYQRLQGLQVMENLMQSHPQIDGVLAANDAMAIGAIEALDGANRKAKIVGINGTQEAVDAIKSGKLLASGDYNGFLQGCIGTMVAIRALRKEATVTEVVLKPTVVNASNYQPYDSPLESRACPSWSDAAAMASK; from the coding sequence ATGTCCAAGTCGAAACTTCTCGTTGCAGCACTGCCCGCCATCCTGATGTCGACCGCGGCGCTCGCCGCCGGCGAAACCATCGCGGTCTTCACCAAGAACCAGACCAACCCCTATTTCCAGACTGTGCGGGTGGGCGCCGAGGCCGCGGCGAAATCGCTCGGCGCCAAGGTGGTGCACTACATCCCGACCAAGCCGGACTCGATCCCCGAGCAACTCAGCCAGGTCGAGGACGTGATCGTCAAGAAGCCGAGCGCCATCGTCTTCGTGCCGGTCGACTACAAGGCGATGGTGCCCGGCGTCGAGCAGATCAACGATGCCAAGATCCCGATCGTCAACGTCACCGACCGCAGCGCCGGCGGCAAGTTCCTCGCCTTCGTCGGTGCTGACGACTACAGCCTCGGCCTCGAAACCGGGCGTTACCTGCTGAAGGCGATGGGCGGAAAGGGCAATGTCGTCATCCTCGAAGGCGTCAAGGGCTCGCTGACCAATATCGACCGGGTGCGCGGCTTCAACGACGCGATCAAGGAGACGAAGGACGTCAAGCTGCTCGCCAGCCAGCCGGCCAACTACCAGCGCCTGCAGGGCCTGCAGGTGATGGAGAACCTGATGCAGTCCCATCCGCAGATCGACGGGGTGCTCGCCGCCAACGATGCGATGGCGATCGGCGCGATCGAGGCTCTCGACGGAGCCAACCGCAAGGCCAAGATCGTCGGCATCAACGGCACGCAGGAGGCAGTCGACGCGATCAAATCCGGCAAGCTGCTGGCATCGGGCGACTATAACGGCTTCCTGCAGGGCTGCATCGGGACCATGGTCGCGATCCGGGCCTTGCGGAAGGAAGCCACCGTGACGGAAGTGGTGCTGAAGCCGACCGTGGTGAACGCCTCGAACTACCAGCCCTATGACTCACCGCTGGAATCGCGAGCCTGCCCGAGCTGGAGCGATGCCGCCGCCATGGCCAGCAAATAG
- a CDS encoding ABC transporter permease, producing MSIASDASARPSGFHVSREVQQLVYRLLAVALLCAALSFATEAFLTANNILNVLRQASLLFFLASGLTLVILTGGLDLSVGANIGLSACFAATVIKATGSPALGTLAGLATGLAIGICNGLMVAKLRIPSFIATYGMLWVLHGITYYYMAGETIHGFPPGFRQIGSGYFLGVPIPVYLMVVFLLAGTIFAQRTIWGQQIYAIGANPVAARLTGIPVDRRLILVYAFSGAMAGVASIVFLARLNSAEGDIGEAMTLPAIAAALIGGASLFGGVGSVFGTFIGALILTLVLNGMNLLAVNANWQPLVTGLIVILAVWLDMQGRRRA from the coding sequence ATGAGCATCGCCAGCGACGCCTCCGCCCGTCCGTCCGGCTTCCATGTCTCTCGTGAGGTGCAACAGCTTGTCTACCGGCTGCTGGCGGTTGCGCTGTTGTGCGCTGCATTGAGCTTCGCGACGGAGGCCTTCCTCACCGCCAACAACATCCTCAACGTGCTCAGGCAGGCGAGCCTGTTGTTCTTCCTGGCCTCCGGGCTGACGCTGGTGATCCTGACGGGCGGCCTCGATCTCTCGGTCGGCGCCAATATCGGCCTCTCCGCCTGCTTTGCCGCGACCGTGATCAAGGCGACCGGCTCGCCCGCGCTCGGGACGTTGGCGGGGCTCGCCACCGGACTCGCCATCGGCATCTGCAACGGGCTGATGGTGGCGAAGCTGCGCATCCCGTCCTTCATCGCCACCTACGGCATGCTCTGGGTGTTGCACGGCATCACCTATTACTACATGGCCGGCGAGACCATTCACGGCTTCCCACCCGGCTTCCGCCAGATCGGCTCCGGCTATTTCCTCGGCGTGCCGATCCCGGTCTATCTCATGGTGGTCTTCCTGCTGGCGGGCACGATCTTCGCCCAGCGCACGATCTGGGGGCAGCAGATCTACGCGATCGGCGCCAACCCGGTCGCCGCGCGCCTCACCGGAATCCCGGTCGATCGCCGCCTGATCCTGGTCTACGCCTTTTCCGGCGCCATGGCCGGCGTGGCCTCGATCGTCTTCCTCGCCCGGCTGAACTCGGCCGAGGGCGACATCGGCGAGGCCATGACTCTGCCGGCGATCGCCGCCGCGCTGATCGGCGGCGCTTCGCTGTTCGGCGGCGTCGGCAGCGTGTTCGGCACCTTCATCGGCGCGCTCATCCTGACGCTGGTGCTGAACGGCATGAACCTGCTCGCCGTCAACGCCAACTGGCAGCCCCTGGTTACCGGGCTGATCGTCATCCTTGCCGTCTGGCTCGACATGCAAGGCCGCCGCCGCGCGTAA
- a CDS encoding ABC transporter permease — protein sequence MSDQAVSSPSPRVPAVPGVAVALAGLSLFFAVASPGFLSAGNLSNVLVQSVILLMLALPMTLIIMTEGLDLSMGAVLTLASLVLALIVVSTQSLVLALLGALGVGLVFGLVNGWLIAGLSIPPFVATLGTLGAAQGLALVVSDGQSVVGIPRFVRLIYSGTTFGIPTPILIGAGFYALFHILLYHTRFGTYVCALGGNRDALTLAGVAWKRLLVAVYMLGGAMAGVAALLMTARINAGHPTAAIGMEFDAIAAVALGGTSFDKGNGWLFGTLLGVLTVGVLRNGLNLMAVPSSVQVACIGALVIAALLIDSLRSPRS from the coding sequence ATGAGTGATCAGGCCGTCTCCTCTCCGTCCCCGCGCGTCCCGGCAGTGCCGGGCGTGGCGGTCGCACTCGCCGGGCTTTCGCTGTTCTTCGCCGTGGCGAGCCCTGGCTTCCTCAGCGCCGGAAACCTCTCCAACGTGCTGGTGCAGTCGGTCATCCTGCTGATGCTGGCCCTGCCGATGACGCTGATCATCATGACCGAGGGGCTCGACCTCTCGATGGGTGCGGTGTTGACGCTGGCCTCGCTGGTGCTGGCGCTGATCGTGGTCTCGACGCAATCGCTCGTGCTGGCACTGCTGGGCGCACTCGGCGTCGGGCTCGTGTTCGGGCTCGTCAATGGTTGGCTGATTGCGGGCTTGTCGATTCCGCCCTTCGTCGCCACGCTCGGCACGCTGGGCGCCGCACAGGGCCTCGCCCTCGTCGTCAGCGACGGCCAGAGCGTCGTCGGCATCCCGCGCTTCGTGCGGCTGATCTATTCCGGCACCACGTTCGGCATCCCGACCCCGATCCTGATCGGTGCGGGCTTCTACGCTCTCTTCCACATCCTGCTCTACCATACCCGCTTCGGCACCTATGTCTGCGCGCTCGGCGGCAATCGCGATGCGCTGACGCTCGCCGGAGTGGCCTGGAAGCGCCTGCTCGTCGCCGTCTACATGCTCGGCGGCGCAATGGCCGGGGTCGCGGCCCTGCTGATGACCGCGCGCATCAATGCCGGCCACCCGACAGCTGCTATCGGCATGGAGTTCGACGCCATCGCCGCCGTGGCGCTCGGCGGCACCTCCTTCGACAAGGGCAATGGCTGGCTCTTCGGCACGTTGCTCGGCGTGCTCACGGTCGGCGTGCTGCGCAACGGCCTCAACCTGATGGCCGTGCCCTCCTCCGTCCAGGTCGCCTGCATCGGCGCCCTCGTCATCGCCGCCCTTCTCATCGACAGCCTGCGGAGCCCCCGGTCATGA
- a CDS encoding sugar ABC transporter ATP-binding protein: MTAAKPRIEAELPPPRAAEGKPLLELKGICKSFPGVKALDDVSFTVWPGEVHMLLGENGAGKSSLMKVLCGAYQADAGTYFHKGETVEIRTPADARKLGMAVIFQEFSLVPYLDVAQNIFLGREFPSRMPGLVDRRRLYREAQAVLDLIGLDVDPRTKVHTLGVAQQQMVEIGKALSQNARILVMDEPTAALSDRETERLFAVMRQLQAKGVAIVYISHRMAEVFALGDRITVLRDGKLAGRAQPGETTPDELVRMMVGRNVDMSYPRNFAEKPGEIALEVRGLSAKNGIRDIDLTVRAGEIVGLCGLVGSGRTEVARAIFGADEITAGEVRVFGQAKRGGPDVSAFAGVGLIPESRKTEGLALIRTVSDNLAAAGLPKLFPHKLFSPARARRSAEELIKRLRIATPSPSQSVGVLSGGNQQKVVIGKWLAADTRLFIFDEPTRGIDVGAKSEIFALIDQLVADGAAVLMISSEQAEIVHVCDRAYVMRGKRIVGELSRSELSEENIVRMGMHDE; encoded by the coding sequence CAAGCCTCTCCTCGAGCTCAAGGGCATCTGCAAGAGCTTTCCCGGTGTGAAGGCGCTCGACGACGTTTCCTTCACCGTCTGGCCGGGCGAGGTCCACATGCTGCTCGGCGAGAACGGCGCCGGCAAATCCTCGCTGATGAAGGTGCTGTGCGGCGCCTACCAGGCCGATGCCGGCACGTATTTCCACAAGGGCGAGACCGTCGAGATCCGCACCCCGGCGGATGCCCGCAAGCTCGGCATGGCCGTGATCTTCCAAGAATTCTCGCTCGTCCCATATCTCGACGTCGCGCAGAACATCTTCCTTGGCCGCGAATTTCCCTCGCGCATGCCCGGTCTCGTCGACCGCCGGCGGCTCTATCGCGAGGCGCAGGCCGTGCTCGACCTGATCGGGCTCGACGTCGATCCGAGGACCAAGGTCCACACGCTCGGCGTCGCGCAGCAGCAGATGGTCGAGATCGGGAAGGCGCTTTCGCAGAATGCGCGCATCCTCGTCATGGACGAGCCGACCGCCGCGCTCTCCGACCGCGAGACGGAACGTCTCTTCGCGGTGATGCGCCAGCTTCAGGCCAAGGGCGTCGCCATCGTCTACATCTCGCACCGCATGGCGGAGGTGTTCGCGCTCGGCGACCGCATCACCGTGCTGCGCGACGGCAAGCTCGCCGGCCGGGCGCAGCCGGGCGAGACCACGCCGGACGAGCTCGTGCGGATGATGGTCGGCCGCAATGTCGATATGAGCTATCCGCGCAACTTCGCGGAGAAGCCGGGCGAGATCGCTCTGGAGGTCAGGGGCCTCAGCGCCAAGAACGGCATCCGCGACATCGATCTGACCGTGCGCGCCGGTGAGATCGTCGGGCTGTGCGGCCTCGTCGGCTCCGGCCGGACCGAGGTCGCGCGCGCCATCTTCGGCGCCGACGAGATCACGGCCGGCGAAGTGCGGGTCTTCGGCCAGGCCAAGCGCGGTGGACCGGACGTCTCCGCCTTCGCCGGTGTCGGCCTCATCCCGGAAAGCCGCAAGACGGAGGGGCTCGCACTGATCCGCACGGTCAGCGACAATCTCGCCGCCGCAGGCCTGCCGAAGCTGTTCCCGCACAAGCTATTCTCGCCCGCCCGCGCCCGCCGCTCGGCCGAGGAGCTGATCAAGCGGCTGCGTATCGCGACGCCCTCGCCCAGCCAGAGCGTCGGGGTGCTCTCCGGCGGCAATCAGCAGAAGGTGGTGATCGGCAAATGGCTCGCGGCCGACACGCGGCTGTTCATCTTCGACGAGCCGACGCGGGGCATCGATGTCGGCGCCAAGTCCGAGATCTTCGCGCTGATCGACCAACTCGTCGCGGATGGTGCGGCGGTGCTGATGATCTCTTCCGAGCAGGCCGAGATCGTCCACGTCTGCGACCGGGCCTATGTCATGCGCGGCAAGCGCATCGTCGGGGAACTCTCCCGCTCCGAACTCTCCGAAGAGAACATCGTCAGAATGGGGATGCACGATGAGTGA